In Capillimicrobium parvum, a genomic segment contains:
- a CDS encoding Re/Si-specific NAD(P)(+) transhydrogenase subunit alpha — translation MRLGVPAETAAGETRVALVPEVVKRLVAKGLDVRVAPGAGARALIPDAAFAEAGAELSDDVWGCDVVLKVAPPAEEEIGRLGADSVLLGFLNPLGAPGTVGALASAGVTAFAVEAIPRISRAQSMDALSSQSNVAGLKSVILAAEVLPRFFPMLMTAAGTIPPAKVLVLGAGVAGLQALATAKRLGAKTTGYDVRPEVAEQVRSLGAQFLDLGISAAGEGGYARELTEEERAAQQQALTDAIKGFDVVITTALVPGRPAPRLVTAEAVAGMAPGSVIIDLAGETGGNCELTVPGETVVREDVTIVSPLNLPASMPQHASMLYARNLLAFLDLVVGEDGRLNLNFEDEIVAGACVARGGEVVHPAVKTALEATA, via the coding sequence ATGCGACTGGGGGTTCCTGCCGAGACGGCTGCGGGCGAGACGCGCGTTGCGCTCGTGCCCGAGGTGGTCAAGCGCCTTGTGGCCAAGGGCCTGGACGTCCGCGTGGCGCCCGGCGCGGGTGCACGCGCGCTGATCCCGGACGCGGCGTTCGCTGAGGCGGGGGCCGAGCTGTCCGACGACGTCTGGGGCTGCGACGTGGTGCTGAAGGTCGCGCCGCCGGCCGAGGAGGAGATCGGCCGATTGGGTGCCGATTCGGTGCTGTTGGGGTTCTTGAACCCGTTGGGCGCGCCGGGGACGGTGGGTGCGCTGGCGTCGGCCGGGGTGACCGCGTTCGCGGTGGAGGCGATCCCGCGGATCTCGCGGGCGCAGTCGATGGATGCGTTGTCGTCGCAGTCGAATGTGGCGGGGTTGAAGTCGGTGATCCTGGCGGCGGAGGTGCTGCCGCGGTTCTTTCCGATGCTGATGACGGCGGCGGGGACGATCCCGCCGGCGAAGGTGCTGGTGCTCGGCGCTGGGGTGGCGGGGCTGCAGGCGCTGGCGACGGCGAAGCGGCTGGGCGCGAAGACGACCGGTTATGACGTGCGTCCGGAGGTGGCCGAGCAGGTCCGGTCGCTGGGCGCGCAGTTCCTGGACCTCGGGATCTCGGCGGCCGGTGAGGGTGGCTATGCGCGAGAGCTGACCGAAGAGGAGCGCGCCGCGCAGCAGCAGGCGTTGACGGATGCGATCAAGGGCTTTGACGTGGTGATCACGACGGCGCTGGTGCCGGGCCGGCCGGCGCCGCGGCTGGTGACCGCGGAGGCGGTGGCGGGGATGGCGCCGGGCAGCGTCATCATCGACCTCGCGGGCGAGACGGGCGGCAACTGCGAGCTGACCGTGCCGGGGGAGACGGTGGTTCGTGAGGATGTGACGATCGTCTCGCCGCTGAACCTGCCGGCGTCGATGCCGCAGCACGCCTCGATGCTCTACGCCCGCAACCTGCTGGCGTTCCTGGACCTCGTGGTCGGCGAGGACGGCCGGCTGAATTTGAACTTCGAGGACGAGATCGTCGCCGGGGCGTGTGTGGCGCGCGGCGGCGAGGTCGTCCATCCCGCTGTCAAGACTGCCTTGGAGGCCACGGCCTGA
- a CDS encoding NAD(P) transhydrogenase subunit alpha — translation MLVTNLAILVLAGFVGYYVISKVPNTLHTPLMSGTNAIHGIVLLGGLVVLGLGVDGWLSKLLLVIAIAFGTINVVGGFLVTDRMLEMFKGKDPKKVAAKVEAAGEIEPGAGPQ, via the coding sequence ATGTTGGTCACGAATCTGGCGATCCTGGTGTTGGCGGGCTTTGTGGGCTACTACGTGATCTCGAAGGTCCCGAACACGCTGCATACGCCGTTGATGTCGGGTACGAACGCGATTCACGGGATCGTGCTGCTCGGCGGCCTGGTGGTGTTGGGGCTGGGCGTGGACGGCTGGCTGAGCAAGCTGCTGCTGGTGATCGCGATCGCGTTCGGCACGATCAACGTCGTCGGCGGCTTTCTGGTGACCGACCGGATGCTGGAGATGTTCAAGGGCAAGGATCCGAAGAAGGTGGCGGCGAAGGTCGAGGCGGCCGGGGAGATCGAGCCGGGGGCGGGCCCGCAGTGA
- a CDS encoding NAD(P)(+) transhydrogenase (Re/Si-specific) subunit beta, protein MSLPFASFVHDDEFIYVLYIIAFALFIIGLGGLTGPRTAVRGNRIAAVGMAIAVIATLLIDGMGNWVLIVMGVVVGTVVGVPAARNVKMTAMPQMVALFNGVGGGAVALIAWAEFRNTGGFSGEATYVVVFELFAAIVGSISFWGSNIAFAKLQEILPGKPIVLPAQQLINVALLAVCVGFGVAIATGTDSQWVFIGILVAAALLGNFVVLPIGGADMPVVISMLNAFTGLSAAATGMALNNPALIVAGMIVGASGSILTNLMAKAMNRSIPSIVAGGFGGAGALPAAGADGIDRTARSTTASDAAVQMAYASSVMIVPGYGMAVAQAQHAVRELTIELEKRGVEVNFAIHPVAGRMPGHMNVLLAEADVPYDQLKEMEQANPLFPRTDVSLIIGANDVTNPAANDDPGSPIYGMPILEVDRSQSVIVLKRSMNSGFAGIDNPLFYADNTSMLFGDAKSSVQEITTELSEF, encoded by the coding sequence ATGTCGCTGCCGTTCGCGTCGTTCGTGCACGACGACGAGTTCATCTACGTCCTCTACATCATCGCCTTCGCTCTGTTCATCATCGGGCTGGGCGGGCTGACGGGTCCGCGCACGGCGGTGCGCGGCAACCGCATCGCGGCGGTCGGCATGGCGATCGCCGTGATCGCGACGCTCCTGATCGACGGGATGGGCAACTGGGTGCTCATCGTGATGGGCGTCGTGGTCGGCACGGTGGTCGGTGTCCCGGCGGCACGCAACGTGAAGATGACGGCGATGCCGCAGATGGTGGCGCTGTTCAACGGCGTCGGCGGCGGCGCGGTCGCGCTGATCGCGTGGGCGGAGTTCCGCAACACGGGCGGCTTCTCGGGCGAGGCGACCTACGTGGTGGTCTTCGAGCTGTTCGCGGCGATCGTGGGGTCGATCTCGTTCTGGGGCTCGAACATCGCGTTCGCCAAGCTGCAGGAGATCCTGCCGGGCAAGCCGATCGTGCTGCCCGCCCAGCAGCTGATCAACGTCGCGCTGCTGGCGGTCTGCGTCGGCTTCGGCGTGGCGATCGCGACCGGCACCGACAGCCAGTGGGTGTTCATCGGGATCCTGGTCGCGGCGGCGCTTCTGGGCAACTTCGTCGTGCTGCCGATCGGCGGCGCGGACATGCCCGTGGTCATCTCGATGCTCAACGCGTTCACCGGCCTGTCGGCGGCGGCGACCGGCATGGCGCTCAACAACCCGGCGCTGATCGTCGCGGGCATGATCGTCGGCGCGTCCGGCTCGATCCTGACCAACCTGATGGCCAAGGCGATGAACCGCTCGATCCCGAGCATCGTGGCGGGCGGCTTCGGCGGCGCCGGCGCGCTGCCCGCCGCGGGCGCCGACGGCATCGATCGCACCGCCCGCTCGACCACGGCCAGCGACGCCGCCGTGCAGATGGCCTACGCGAGCAGCGTGATGATCGTGCCCGGCTACGGGATGGCGGTCGCCCAGGCCCAGCACGCCGTCCGAGAGCTCACCATCGAGCTCGAGAAGCGCGGCGTCGAGGTCAACTTCGCCATCCACCCCGTCGCGGGCCGCATGCCCGGCCACATGAACGTGCTGCTCGCCGAGGCCGACGTGCCCTACGACCAGCTCAAGGAGATGGAGCAGGCCAACCCCCTGTTCCCCCGCACCGACGTGTCGCTGATCATCGGCGCCAACGACGTCACCAACCCGGCGGCCAACGACGACCCGGGCAGCCCGATCTACGGGATGCCCATCCTCGAGGTCGACCGCTCGCAGTCGGTGATCGTGCTCAAGCGCTCGATGAACTCCGGGTTCGCCGGCATCGACAACCCCCTCTTCTACGCCGACAACACCTCGATGCTCTTCGGCGACGCGAAGAGCTCGGTCCAGGAGATCACGACCGAGCTCTCCGAGTTCTAG